DNA sequence from the Tissierellales bacterium genome:
TTCAGTGAAGGCAGAAGAAAAGATGTAATTGAAGCTGTAGTAGATGAAGTTAGAAATAAAGAAGGGGTTACACTAGTAAGTTACGAACCTGAACATGATTTTAACAGGACTGTTGTTACTGTAATTGGTGAACCAGAACCATTAAAAGAAGCATTAATAAATATGGCTGGTAAATCCTATGAACTAATAAATATGGAAGAACAAGAAGGTACTCATCCAAGAATAGGTTCTCAGGATACTATACCAATATTTCCTTTTAAAAATATAACCCTTGAAGAATGTGTAGAATTGGCAGATGAAATAGGAAATGAATTATTTGAAAAGTATAAAAAGCCTGTATACTTTTCGGCAGAAAATGCCAAAACTGAAGATAAAAAAAGTATTTCCTTTATAAGAAAAGGACAATATGAAGGTTTGAAAGCATTACTTGAGGATTCAAACCATCCTGATTATGAGAAAAGAAAACCAGATTTAAGTGTTGATGGGAAGTTAGATCCGCATACTGGAGCAACGATAGTAAGTGCTGAAACAGAAGGATTAACAGCTTATAATGTATTCTTAGACACAGAAGATGTGGGAATTGCTAAAGCAATTGCTAAAGCAGTAAGAGGACCAAGTGGGGGTTTTTCAACTGTTAGAGCAGTAGGTATAAAGTTCCCAGAAAGAGATGGAGTAGTAGTGTCAATGAATATGTTCGACTGTGGAAAGACTCCATTGTATAGAACTTATGAGTTAGTAAAACAAGAAGCAGCCCGATATGGAATACGAGTTACTGGTTCAGAGTTGGTAGGTCCTATAAAATTGGATTACATAGTTAACTCTTTAGAATTTTATCTAGGACTTGAAGGCTTTAGACGAGAACAAATATTAGAGACTCATTTGATGGATTAGAATTAGAGAGTGGTATGTAACTATACCACTCCTTATATTTTGGGAAAACCTTTTATTGTATTATAATCCAAAGAGGAAAGTATAAAATCATTTCAAAAAATGCCAAAGTTTTGGTATAATACTAAGTAGTTGTATAAAGGATAATTGAAATAGATTTAAAAAGGAGGCAGTTAGTGTGAAAACAGATGTTCAGATTGCTCAAGAAGCTAAAATGCTACATATTAAAGAAGTAGCTGAGAAAATTGGTCTATCAGAGGAAGAATTAGAACTTTATGGTGATCACAAGGCAAAGGTTTCTTTAGATGTATTAGAGGAATTGAAGGATAAACCTGATGGAAAGTTAATTTTAGTTACTGCAATTAATCCAACGCCAGCTGGCGAAGGGAAAACAACGGTAAATATTGGTTTAAGTATGGGGCTTAATAAAATTGGTAAAACAGCCATTACAACAATAAGAGAACCTTCCTTAGGACCAAGTTTTGGTATAAAAGGAGGGGCAGCCGGTGGAGGATATGCACAAGTAGTTCCTATGGAAGATATCAATCTTCATTTTACAGGTGATTTCCATGCCGTAACTACTGCTCATAATTTACTTTCAGCAGCAATTGATAACCATATTCATCATGGTAATAAGCTAAATATTGATCCAAGAGAAATTGTTTGGAAAAGAGTATTGGATATGAATGATAGAGCTTTAAGAAATATCGTTGTAGGTCTTGGTGGAAGAACTAATGGAGTTCCAAGAGAAGATGGTTTTGATATAACTGTAGCTTCAGAAATAATGGCTATATTAGGACTGTCAAATGATTTAGAAGACTTAAAAGATAGAGTAGGAAGTATTCTTGTAGCTTATAATTATGATGGAGAACCTGTTTTTGCAAGAGATTTAGAAGTTGATGGAGCTATGACACTTTTATTAAAAGATGCAATTAAACCTAATTTGGTTCAAACTTTAGAAAACACACCAGCTTTTGTTCATGGAGGACCATTTGCAAATATTGCCCATGGATGTAATACAATTCTAGCTACTAAAATGGCTATGAAATTATCAGAATATACAATTACAGAAGCAGGATTTGGTGCAGATTTAGGGGCAGAAAAATTCTTTAATATTAAATGTAAATATGCAGATATAAAACCAGATGCTGCTGTAATAGTTGCTACTATTAGAGCACTTAAACATCATGGTGGAGTAGGAAAAAATGAATTAAGTAATGAGAATTTAGAAGCTTTAGAAAAAGGTTTTGGAAACTTAGAAAAGCATATAGAAAATGTTAAGAAGTTTGGTGTACCAGCAATAGTATCAATAAACAAGTTCCCAACTGATACGGATAAAGAAATTGAACTTGTCATTGAAAAGTGTAAAGAATTAGGTGTTGAAGCAGTTTTAACAGAAGTATGGGGTAAAGGTGGAGATGGTGCTATAGATTTAGCTAATAAGGTAGTAGAAGTTGTAGAAGGCACTCCATCTAACTTTGAACTTTTATATGATTCAAATGCCTCCATTAAAGAAAAGATAGAAACAATAGCTAAAGAGGTATATGGTGCCGAAGGTGTAGAATTTACTAAGAAATGCGAAAAACAAATTAAGAAGATAGAAGAAAATGGTTTAGATAAAATGCCTATCTGTATGGCAAAAACTCAATATTCACTTTCTGATGATCCAAGTCTTTTAGCTAGACCTGAGGGATTTAAGGTAACAGTTAGAGAAATAAAAGCTTCAGCTGGTGCTAAATTCTTAGTAGCACTAACTGGAAATATAATGACTATGCCAGGATTACCAAAAGTACCTGCAGCTAATAAAATGGATATACTTGAAGATGGAACTATAATAGGATTATTTTAATATAATTAAAAAATCTAGGGTACTAATAATGCCCTAGATTTTTTTGCCAAAACTCAGATAAGGGGGTATATCTTTGTGAGCTATGAATCAAGAATAAAAAGTGACCAACTAGACTGCTTGTTTGAGGCAATACTTAAATTAGAAAACATGGATGAGTGCTATAGGTTTTTTGAAGACATTTGTACTATAAAAGAACTAGAATCTATATCTCAAAGGCTTGAAGTAGCAAAATTATTAAGAATGAACAAAACATATAATGAAATAGAAAAGAAGACTGGGGCAAGTACTGCTACAATTAGTAGGATAAATAGATCTTTAAACTATGGAGCTGATGGCTATAGTATAGTATTTGATAGATTAGGCTATGCAGAAGTAGAAAAAGAATAAAAATAATAAAGAGATTTTTCTCTTCTGAGAAAAATCTCTTTACTATTTTCTATAAGTGAATAAGAAATATTAATTCTAAAGAGAATTAATATTAAACGATGAGATTTCTTCTATTGAAGGGAAATCTCAAATCTTCCTTTTGGTACCCATTCTTCATACAATTCTCCCAATGCAAAAAATCTCTTTCCAGTTTTAGAAGAATAATAACAGGTCATCAATGATATAATTGGTTTCCCTCTTTTTTCTGCTTCTTCATCAGAAAGCATTTCCATTGCAGTATCAGGAACTACAACAGTATCGTATATCTTATACTTATATACATTTTTCTTATCTGTTATAGTGACTATATTACCTACCTCTATATCCATAAGACTGCCAAATAATAAATCCTTATTTTTCATAATATGGCCAGCTAGAGGATAATTACCTTGGCCCATTATTTGTTCTGGTTTCATAGTTCCAGCCCCTGCTAAAAGATTAGAATTTGTTAGGCCTTTTAATATAGGTAAGTGAATATTTAAATCTGGTATTTCTAGTTCACCTACAATAAGACTTTCATCAGGTTCAATAACTACGTTCATAGCAGTATTTATATCCACATCTTCTATACTAGAAAAATCAAATTCTACTTCTGCTTTATTATTTTTCTCTATGTCTTCTGCTGTTAAATTATCTTTAGAAAGTTTTTTAGATTGATATTTAATTATAATATCAGTAATAAAAGGAGTCATTAATAGAAAAACCCCTACAATAATTAATACTATAGATATTATTCTTCTCACTGTTTTTTTCAATAAGATCTCCCCCATATAAAAAAATCTCTATAACAGGATTATACATTAAAAACATCCTGAAATGGGATTTTTATTTAGAAATAAGCTAAAATATTAAAATAACCTTTAGATTTTTATACTATGATTTTAATACTAATATACTTAATGGAATATATATTAACTTTATTATATAATAAGAAATGGAAACGAATGTTTAATGGGGTGGTAAAGAATGGATTATGTAAAAGGTTTAAACGAAAGACAAAAAGAAGCCGTTCTTCATACAGAAGGGCCTTTATTAATTTTAGCAGGGGCAGGATCAGGGAAGACTAGAGTTTTAACCCATAGAGTTGCATATTTAATTGAAGAAAATGATGTTTTCCCAGGAAATATATTAGCATTAACTTTTACTAATAAAGCTGCCAATGAAATGAAAGAAAGAATAGGTAATTTATTAAATGAAAATGTAGATAGTATGTGGGTAGGAACATTTCACTCAATATGTGTAAGAATATTGCGTAGGGATATAGACAAAATCGGGTATGAAAGAAGCTTTTCTATATATGATAGAGATGACCAAATTACCCTTATGAAAGAATGTATTAAAGAAAAAAATATAGATAATAAAATGTATAATGAAAGGGCTATGTTAAGTGCTATTAGTCATCTAAAAGATAGCATGACGCCACCAGATTTATATATTAAGGAAAATTATAGTGATTTTTATTCTAGAAATGTTGGGGAACTATATAAACTTTATGAGGAAAAACTAAAAAAGAATAATGCTTTAGATTTTGATGATTTAATATTAAAAACTGTAGAATTATTGCAAAGTAATCCAGACATATTAAAATATTATCAAAAAAAATTTAGATATATATTTGTAGACGAGTTTCAAGATACAAATAAGCCTCAGTATCAACTTATAAGATTATTTGCTAGAAGGTATAAAAATATATGTGTAGTAGGCGACGATGACCAGTGTGTTGTGGAAGGATCTAAAATTACTACGCCAGAGGGAGAGGTTTTAATTGAAAATTTAGTAGAAAACCATAAAATTTATTCTGCCTCTGGTAAGGGGGAAACTTCAGAAGGTACAGTAGAAAAAATTGTGAAGAAGGAATATGAAGGATCTATAATAAAAATAAAAACTAAAACAGGTAAGACTATTAAAGTAACTCCAAATCATATTATGTTTGGAAAGCTTAATCCAGAATCAGGGACTTATTATGTATATTTAATGTATAGGAAAGATAAAGGCTATAGAATAGGTATAACCCAAGGGGTAAGCTCAAGAGAAGGAGAAATAGTAAATGGACTTTTGGTTAGGTTAAATCAAGAACATGGAGATAAGGCTTGGATATTGAGAGTTTGTCAGAACAAAGGGGAAGCAATGTTTTATGAACAATTACTTTCTATGAAATATCAGATACCTACTTCAGTTTTTCAAGTTGCACATAAAAATATGACTTTAGAACAAAAATATATAGATAGATTATTTTCAGAAGTAGATACGGAACATAATGTAGGAGGACTTATGAATGATCTATTGTTATTTGAAGAATATCCTCATTATTATAGGCCAAATGGAGTTATTAGGGGACAGACTACAAGACGAATTGTCAATATATCTATGTTTAGTGGACGTAA
Encoded proteins:
- the ftcD gene encoding glutamate formimidoyltransferase, which encodes FSEGRRKDVIEAVVDEVRNKEGVTLVSYEPEHDFNRTVVTVIGEPEPLKEALINMAGKSYELINMEEQEGTHPRIGSQDTIPIFPFKNITLEECVELADEIGNELFEKYKKPVYFSAENAKTEDKKSISFIRKGQYEGLKALLEDSNHPDYEKRKPDLSVDGKLDPHTGATIVSAETEGLTAYNVFLDTEDVGIAKAIAKAVRGPSGGFSTVRAVGIKFPERDGVVVSMNMFDCGKTPLYRTYELVKQEAARYGIRVTGSELVGPIKLDYIVNSLEFYLGLEGFRREQILETHLMD
- a CDS encoding formate--tetrahydrofolate ligase, which translates into the protein MKTDVQIAQEAKMLHIKEVAEKIGLSEEELELYGDHKAKVSLDVLEELKDKPDGKLILVTAINPTPAGEGKTTVNIGLSMGLNKIGKTAITTIREPSLGPSFGIKGGAAGGGYAQVVPMEDINLHFTGDFHAVTTAHNLLSAAIDNHIHHGNKLNIDPREIVWKRVLDMNDRALRNIVVGLGGRTNGVPREDGFDITVASEIMAILGLSNDLEDLKDRVGSILVAYNYDGEPVFARDLEVDGAMTLLLKDAIKPNLVQTLENTPAFVHGGPFANIAHGCNTILATKMAMKLSEYTITEAGFGADLGAEKFFNIKCKYADIKPDAAVIVATIRALKHHGGVGKNELSNENLEALEKGFGNLEKHIENVKKFGVPAIVSINKFPTDTDKEIELVIEKCKELGVEAVLTEVWGKGGDGAIDLANKVVEVVEGTPSNFELLYDSNASIKEKIETIAKEVYGAEGVEFTKKCEKQIKKIEENGLDKMPICMAKTQYSLSDDPSLLARPEGFKVTVREIKASAGAKFLVALTGNIMTMPGLPKVPAANKMDILEDGTIIGLF
- a CDS encoding YerC/YecD family TrpR-related protein gives rise to the protein MSYESRIKSDQLDCLFEAILKLENMDECYRFFEDICTIKELESISQRLEVAKLLRMNKTYNEIEKKTGASTATISRINRSLNYGADGYSIVFDRLGYAEVEKE
- a CDS encoding class A sortase → MKKTVRRIISIVLIIVGVFLLMTPFITDIIIKYQSKKLSKDNLTAEDIEKNNKAEVEFDFSSIEDVDINTAMNVVIEPDESLIVGELEIPDLNIHLPILKGLTNSNLLAGAGTMKPEQIMGQGNYPLAGHIMKNKDLLFGSLMDIEVGNIVTITDKKNVYKYKIYDTVVVPDTAMEMLSDEEAEKRGKPIISLMTCYYSSKTGKRFFALGELYEEWVPKGRFEISLQ